Proteins from a single region of Panulirus ornatus isolate Po-2019 chromosome 64, ASM3632096v1, whole genome shotgun sequence:
- the LOC139746091 gene encoding somatostatin receptor type 4-like, whose amino-acid sequence MEDYVDCSVSSVNCTETENVFEDRSVSMGNIFQCVVISVCMLVVLVGIGAVAILVVVRRRLQTVANFYILNFALSCIINILMTPLYVIIRVQWNFVLGWVLCFVTCTIGQIGILTNSFFLMFLSIDCYIATRQQHHSRNYRWKMLKVVTALVWIASALFIVPIYYTTENSESICVEGPIYHRNLMLKATSVFAVFFLPFILMWIYVALSFPPESVRTTSSSADGEREPLDSSVIEYRRLLVALSVAFTVCQLPYWLYQVISPLHTFINIYVIFLSFIHINMAVNSILIIVYSRDIRRELSLCLPSRASRMLDLETL is encoded by the coding sequence ATGGAAGATTACGTCGACTGTTCAGTCTCTTCAGTTAACTGCACCGAGACAGAGAATGTCTTTGAAGATAGAAGCGTCTCTATGGGCAATATATTCCAATGTGTTGTGATAAGTGTGTGTATGCTGGTGGTTTTGGTCGGCATCGGCGCTGTTGCCATATTGGTGGTGGTCCGTCGTCGACTCCAAACAGTTGCTAATTTCTATATCCTGAACTTCGCTCTGTCGTGTATCATCAACATCCTCATGACGCCTCTCTATGTTATAATACGTGTCCAATGGAATTTTGTCCTAGGCTGGGTTTTGTGCTTTGTGACTTGTACCATTGGGCAAATAGGCATTCTTACGAATTCCTTTTTCCTCATGTTCCTCAGTATTGACTGCTACATAGCCACTCGCCAGCAGCACCACTCCCGGAACTACCGCTGGAAGATGTTGAAGGTGGTCACGGCTCTGGTATGGATAGCCAGTGCGCTCTTCATCGTGCCCATATACTACACCACGGAAAATTCAGAGTCGATCTGTGTAGAGGGACCCATATATCATCGAAATTTGATGTTGAAGGCGACGTCTGTATTTGCAGTCTTCTTCTTACCTTTTATTTTGATGTGGATATATGTGGCTTTGAGCTTCCCGCCGGAGTcggtgaggacgacctcctcctcggCCGACGGGGAGCGGGAGCCACTCGACTCGAGCGTCATCGAGTACAGGCGACTCTTGGTCGCTCTCTCTGTGGCCTTCACCGTCTGCCAGTTGCCGTACTGGTTGTACCAAGTGATTAGTCCCCTTCAcacttttataaatatatatgtcatttttctGTCATTCATACACATCAACATGGCTGTAAATTCCATCTTAATCATAGTATACAGCCGGGATATCAGGAGGGAGTTGAGCCTCTGCTTGCCCTCACGGGCCAGTCGGATGTTGGACTTGGAGACGCTGTAG